The Verrucomicrobium spinosum DSM 4136 = JCM 18804 DNA segment CGTGACTTGGTAAAAGGAAATATAGTTCTTGAGCGCTGCCGCATCCTTCACCACGGCCAGGGTGTTCAGCGTCATGGGCTGACACGGGCACTCCGCCCCGCCCTGGCCGATATCCCAGCCACAACGGGCCATGGCACCGAGGTCACCATCTCCCGTGGCATCAATGAAAACTGGGGCGCGCCAGGCCTGGCGACCGGACTTCGACTCCGTGATCACCGTGGTGAGCTTCCGCCCGTCCCGGTAGGCGGCGGCGAGGCGGGTGTGCAGGTGGATCTTCACCCCTGCCTCCACACACATCTCTTCCAGCAGGACCTTCATCTCCTCAGGTTCATACACAAACTGGTCTGGCAGCGTGCTGCGGCGGGCATCCCGCTCGTCCAGCCGGCGGATGATCTCCTTGGCAAGTCCGGGTTTGTTGAAGTCAAAAATGTAGGTGAGCAATCCGGCGGTCCACACCCCGCCCAGGCAGCCGTGAATCTCGATGAGGCGGGTCTTCGCCCCCGAACGGGCAGCCGCTAACGCGGCCGCAATCCCCGCCGGACCGGCACCACAGACGATGACATCCACATCCTCCCCAAGAGGCAGATCTTGTGCAGGCTCCGGAAAGACGCCCGCCTTGGGCTGCTCCGAGACCGGTGCCGACACCGCCCCGAGCCAGGATGAGGAAGCCAAGGTGGCCGCCCCGGTCAGAGCGGAGCGCAAAAAGGTACGGCGGCCGTTTTCTGTGGAGGAAAGGGGAGAAGTGAATTCAGACATGGCAGAAGCAGTGAGAATGCGATGGCGACGGGCGCTTGCTTGTTCTCTAGAGTCCCCCATACCGCCATGTTGGACAAATCGGCGTGAAGAAGTGCCCTGCTAAATTTTTAGCATTTCCATCTAGACAGCCGAGAGCTTCGGATGCTAAAAAATTAGCATGAAGCGAAAATTGCATGAGCTCAGCCGGCGCGAGCGGCAGATCATGGAACTCATATTGGTCAAAGGCTCCGCCTCGGCGGCCGAAGTGGAAGCAGGGATTCCCGATGCACCGAGCTACTCCGCCATCCGCGCCCTGCTGCGCATTCTGGAGGAGAAGGGCCATCTCAAGCATCGGGAGGAAGGCGGACGTTATGTGTACGAACCGGTCGAGGCCCCGCAGACGGCGAGCCGCTCGGCACTCCAGCAGGTGGTGAAGACATTCTTCGGTGGGTCCCTGGCCGATGCGGTTGCCGCCTTCGTCGATGACAAGGACGGCAGCCTCTCCAGCAATGAGTTGAAACGACTGGAGGACATCATCAAAAAAGCGGGGAAGCCGGACGCTGGGCCGCGGGCATCTTGAGATCAACACCCTTTCACGTCGGAATCACATCCTCAATAGAGCCATGAACGCTATCACCCTCCTCATGATTGACCTTGGGCTGCGCAGCAGTGCCATATTGATTGTCGTGTTTGCTTTGTTCGCTGCCTTTCGCCGTGCTTCCGCAGGCACGCGCAGTGCCGCATGGCGGGTGGGATTCCTGCTTCTGGCCCTGCTTCCCCTGACTTATTACTTCGAACCTCCATGGTGTCTGACCGTGGCTGAAATGGCTCCGCCTCCGTCTCGAGAACAGTCGATCTTCAACACACCGGCGGAGTTGGACGCGGCGAACAACCTCTATGGAGGGCGTTCCATGATGGAGACCCTGGAAGAATCCAGGCCCGGGGTCACGTGGATCGTCATCTGGATGGCCGGTGCCGGGGTCTTGCTGATGCGTCGTTTCATCTCCGGCCGGCAGTTGAGAAAGCTGGCGCGACAAACCACGCATCTCACGCCCAAGTCGCGGCAAGGACGCATGTGCAAGCACCTGGCCACCTCCCTCGGCATCTCACGTCGTGTCCGCCTGCGCCATGGTCCCACCTTGGCTGTGCCCGTCACATGGGGCATTCGCAGGCCCGTGATTGCGCTGCCGACCTCCTCGTCCGACTGGGCTGAGGTTCGGCTTGAGGCCGCCCTGCTGCACGAACTGGGGCACATCCGAAACCGCGATGCCTTTTCCCGTCTCCTCGCCACAGTGGTGCAGGCATTCTACTGGCCCAATCCTCTGGTATGGATCGCCGCCAGGGCGTGGCGTACCGCCCAGGAACAGGCCTGTGATGATCACGTTCTCCTCAAAGGCACCCCCGCCGACACTTATGCCCACCAACTGGTGGAAGCCGCACGCACCTTGGCCGTGGCACGTCAGCGCCTGGGCACCGCGCTGGCCTTGGCACGCCCTTCCACTCTGGAGCAACGCATCACTGCCATCCTGAATCCCCGGGTAAACCACCAACCCGTGAGCCGCAGCACCTGGTTCAAGATCTCCACAGGGGGAGTTCTGTGCCTGACGCTCCTGACCATGGTGCAGATTCGCGGACTTGCGGCACCAGCGGAAGACTTCAGCAAAGGCAATCCCACAGAAATACACGATCTGGCAGAACGCACGGTGCTCCCGGAGCTGAAACTCCGCATGGCGACCCTGCAGGAAGCGGTCTCCGCCATACGCCTCAAGATCGTTGAGGCATCACCGGAGAAGAGGCCGCTCAAGATAACGGTGACGCACCTGTCCGAGCGCGAGAGACAAACCAGGATGTCGGTAGATTTCATACAAATCCCCCTGCATGAAGCACTGAACTACATCACCCAACTGGCAGGGGTAAAGTTCAGCTACGTGGAGAACGAGGTGCTGATTGAAGGGACCGAACCTGCCAGCGATTGACCGCATTCCGGCCCCCGGTTCACGGTGACAACTCATCCACCAGGAACGAGTTGAACAGCACACACCAGTTCCACAGGGGATAGGGCTGTCCGGCACGCGTCCCATACCCCCGATCCCCGAAGGCATAGACCGCCTTCTCGGGATCGGAATCCCGCAGGTTGCCGTAAGAAAACGCACGGTGGGCCACCAGCGTCTGCCCTTCAAGAAAAGGCACCTGGTTGCGAAGTTCACGGTTCTCAATCCGGATCACGATCTTCCCATCCTCCTCCCGAAGATCCCGGATGGGAGCCCGGGTGGCGGCGGCGGCCGGGGCTTGGTTCGCGATGTAACAGGTGCCTTCGGCCAACCTCAGCGAGATCAATGAGCCCTCCGGAGCTACCACCAGTTCCGTGGTAGCAGGCTGCCCTTCCACCGTCGGAATCAATCGCACGGCCGTGATGCGGCCGACCGCTCCAAAATAGGGGACGCCGTAGCTGACCTTGATCTGGTCGCCCGGAGGCAACGGAGCCGCCAACTTGAGCCGGACTTGCGTAGCGGATGACAATTTTGCGGCCTCAAGTGCAATGACCGCCCCCGATTGGTTGCGAAGCTGGAAGCCCGCCAGTGAACTAAACGTGCCCGGCTTTCCAGCGGTCGATTGCTGCCGTGGCAGACAGGTCTCATCCAGCACCAGCGGCGGGCGCGGCACTGTGAACTCCACCCGCACGCTGGTGCGCCCCTCCTCCAGCGCTGCCCGCTTGGGACGCAGCGGTTGCCAGTCTTCCTTCTCAATCAAGACACGGCGCACCACCTTGGCGATCTGCTCTCCGTACCAGCGCTCCCCGTCTGCCGCGAGGTGGATGCCATCTCCATGACGGTTGGCATAGCGGCTGTTGATGGCACTGGGCACCATGTAATGAGGCCCCACCATGTACAGATGCGGCTCCAGGTCGGCGGCCATCAACTGGGCGTGCCCAGCAGCCCCCAGCGTCTGGTAAGTGAACAGGGGAATCTCCCCGGCCTGACCGGTGATGGCCCGGAGATCGTCCGACCATTGTTTCCGATAACTCACCAGCCGGTCGCGATACCATTCCTGTCCCTTCGGAGCCGGCAGCTCTGCCTCCCAGCGGCAGGGCACGACCCCGCCGGTGGGACCGCCATTGGCCTCCCCCTGCATCCAGACCAAGGCAGTGATGGCAAAGTCCTGGCCCCGGGCTTTGGCCTGGACCACCGCTCGTCGAGCATCGTCCAGACTGGTGGCGTAGTAGCCGCCACCGTGCTGTTTGACCTGCGGCGTGCGGGGATCTGCCGACTGATCCGCGATAGACAATTCCTCAATCCCCCGGCCGCCCTGGCCGGCATACGCCACCAGATAATGAGGGTCCTGCCCCGGCTGGGAGGCCGCTCCAGGAAGCGTTGCCTTCAAGTGATCTGCCAGGCCATTGGCGATGGTTTCACCAGTGCCTCCGTTCATGGATGCCCGCAGGGGCACCAGAACAAAGTCCCCCGCCGGACGCCCCTCAGGCCTGGCCGCCCACGATCCGGACGCCCATGTACGCACTCCCCGCTGAAACATCCAGTTTCCCCATGGAGACGGGGTGGTGGTGACCAGGGGCAGGGACTCTGAGCCCTCGCACAATGACTGCCCCATGAGCCACAGGCCCTGTAGCGCGGGTGGAGGAGGATCAGCATGACCTTGGATCGCAAGTCCAGCCAACACCAGGGCAAGGATCGGCCGAAAGCAAGTTCGAGGAGAAGAAGGAGAAGGCGGGGGCATGATGGGGCAGGCTGGAAAAGGAACGGGGGACGGTCCTCATTCTTGCCAAACCGGCCTGGAGTCTGACAGGATCATTTTGTCCATCACGCGCTGGGGCTTCTTTGCAAGTTTGGCGCAAGCCGTCGCGTCTTGGCCTCACGCTCTGCCCACCTTCTCCACCTCCATGCCCTGGCTTCAGAATTACGACCCCTTTGGCAACCCCTCCCTCTCCACCCTGGTCGCCGCCATCCCCGTGGGGGTCCTGCTCGGGCTGATCGCCTCCGGGAAACTTCGCATCCACCTCGCGGCGGTCGTGGCCCTCATCGTGGCATTGATCGTGGCCGTGGCCGGATTTCACATGCCTCTGCCCGCCGCCGCCGCCGCCGCGGGCTATGGGGCGGCCTTTGGCCTGCTGCCCGTGGGATGGATGATCCTGAACCTGATCTTCCTGTACCAGATGACGGTGGAGAAGGGCTGGTTCGATGAACTACGCAACCTCTTCACCCGCATCGCGCCAGACCCCGGCATCCAGCTCATCCTGGTGGCTTTTTGCTTTGGGGCCTTCTTTGAGGGCATAGCGGGCTTTGGTGCACCCGTCGCCGTGACCTCGGCCCTGCTCATCCAGTTGGGATTCCGGCCTCTGGAGGCCTGCGTGCTTTCCTTGATCGCCAACACTGCCCCGGTCGCCTTTGGCTCACTGGGCATTCCGATCATCACGCTGAACAAGGTCACAGGCCTGGGTGAACTCACGCTTTCGCAGATGGCAGGGCGGCAGCTGCCTTTTTTCTCAGCGATCATCCCGGCGTGGATCATCGCCGTGCATGGGGGACGGCCAGCGCTGCGACGCGCCTGGCCAGCGGCGCTGACTGCCGGGGTCTCGTTCGCCTTCATGCAGTTCATCATGTCCAACTATCACGGTCCCATGCTGGTGGACATTGTGTCGGCGATCTTTGCCATGGGAGCCATGGCCGTGCTGCTGCGCTTCTGGCAGCCCGCCGAAGCTCCCACCAGCGCGCATGTGCAGAGCGTGGCCGATACCGGTGCCCGCCTGCGAAAGCGGGCCTGGATGCCCTGGCTCATCCTGACGGGGATGGTGTTTGTCTGGAGCCAGCCAGGCATTAAGGACAGCCTGGATGCCGTCTTCAGCCGCGATCTTCCGGTGCCCGGCTTGCACAACGAGATTCTCCGCGTGCCTCCCGTGGTTCCTGAAACCCCGGTCGCAAAGCCTGAGGCAGCCCTGTTCAAGCTGAACGCGCTGTCCACCACCGGCACTGCCATCCTCCTGGCCGCCCTGGTCTCAGGTCTCGTCATGGGATTCAGCCCGCTGCGCATGCTGCAGATCTGGCTGCGCACCATCATCAAGATCCGGCTCTCGCTCATCACCATCGCCTGCATGCTGGCATTGGGCTTCGTGACAAAGTACTCCGGGGCCGACGCCACGCTGGGTCTTGCCCTGGCAAAGACGGGTTGGCTTTACCCGTTCTTCGGCACGCTGCTGGGCTGGCTGGGCGTGGCGCTCACCGGGTCGGACACTGCGTCGAACGTGCTCTTTGGCTCCCTGCAAACCATCACAGCCCAGCAGGTGGGGGTGAGCCCGGTGCTCATGGCCTCTGCCAACAGCGTGGGCGGCGTCATGGGCAAGATGGTGGATGCCCAGAGCATCGTCGTAGCGAGCACCGCCGCGCAGGTGTTTGGCCAGGAGGGAGCCATTCTCCGCCGCGTCTTCTGGCACAGCCTGGTGCTGGCTTCGCTGGTCGGGGTACTGGTCTTCCTGCAAGCCTACGTGTGGCCGTTCACCCAGATGGTGGTGAAGTGACCCCATGATGCGGAGCAGGGCCAACCGCAATCATCCCTCTCTTCAAAAGCGAAGAATTGGCTGCCGTGGAAAAAATTTATCGTTGGTTCGGCAATTCCTTGAATAAACCCTTCGTTAGCCTTGTCATAAGGCGGCATCCCAGATTCTACTTTCCATGAATTCTCCCGCCCAAAGATTGATCCTCGCCCTCACGCTGACGTCGGCCATTTTCTCCCACACCCATGCGCAGGACTCGCCCTCACTGCCCGTGAAGGCCCCTGAGCAGCTGTCGCAAGGTTCCCGAAGACTCGCCTTCCCCCGAGGAATCCAGACTGGCCAGCCTGATCCCAGCAGTGTGCTGGCGGAAAATTACCGGGTGACGCTAACCATCACCGGCATCGCCCCCGAAAAAGCCGAATCATCGGTCCTCACCTCTTCCAAGCAGATCAGCCTGAGCAATGTGATTCCCGTTCCAGGCGATGCAGGTCTGCTCCAGAACATGGAATTCTCAGGCTTCCTCGGTGATCCTACAGAGGGTAGGCTGGAGCTGAGCTACACGCTCAACCTGAGTTTTCCCACTCCCGACATCGTGAAGGCCCTTCAAAAAGGGATCACGGCAAACGGAGTTCACTATCTGAATGAGAGAGCCTCGGGCACCCTGCGAGTAACACCCGGAAAGTCATACGAGGTGCTCCGCTCTGGTGTGCGGATCTACACCTTGAAGGTCGAAGTGGAAGCAGAAGGTAAATAGTCCGGCCGATTCCTGCCGCAGGGTGCTGGAGAAGCACTTTCGCACAGTGCGGATTGCCTCCCAAGAGTGGAGAAGTGGGCAAATTGCATGGCTTGGGGGAACATCCACAGAGAACAACGCAGCGCCCATCTCACTCATCATCAACTGCTTGCGCAAGCCAATCGGCTCTCGGCATGCCTTATGCGATTCTGGGATGCATGCTGGAACGTGATCATCCGGGTGGATGACGGCTGACCGGCCAACAAATCAAACCCATACCGCCATGCTTTCCTGGACTGTTACATTCTTGGTAGTTGCTCTGATCGCGGCCGTGCTCGGTTTTGGTGGCATCGCTGGTGCCGCTGCCGGGGTCGCCAAAATCTGCTTCTTTATCTTTCTGGTCTTCTTCCTGATCTCGCTGGTCACCGGTCGAAGAACAGCTCCCTGACGGCCTTTCTTTAGCCAACGTGGGCAGCAGGCCCCAATCAACATTTCTAGATCAAAACCCCCGCACAGGGCAGCCATACGGCTGCCCTGGCTTGTTTTGCGGCCCAAGCCAAAGGGCCTGCGGTTTGCTTTTCACGCATTCCGTGTTTTAATTGTAGGTTCGTTTCTCCCAAACCGCTTTCATGTCCAAGTTTCTTCTCATCATTGGCCTGCTGATTTTTGCCTACGCATGCCGCACGTTTCACAATCGCTACCTGAACAAGGCGGGTTGGGTGGCGGTGCTGGTGGCCAGCTATCTGGCTGCCTATTTCCTCACGGGCAGTCATGTGTGGGGCGGGCTGGCACTGGCGCTCTGGTTCTTGTTCCCCTGGGTGGAGATCGTCGGCCGGGTGCGCAAACTTCGCTTCCCCATTCACAGCCATGTGAAGCATCGCTTCCCTCCGTCCCGGGAGGTTTTTCCGGACCTGGACGAAATCACCAATGAGGTGGAAGAAGCCGGCTTCAGCAAGACGGATGACGCTGGCTGGAAGTGGGATGAGACCGACCACTTCGTCCGACTCTTTTACAGCGAGGAAAAAAAGCTCCAGGCCACGATCAGCGTCGCCCAACAGGAGGCTTTTATCTTCTCTCACGCCAGCCTGACGACGCGCACAGCGGATGGAGAAACGCTGGTGACGACAAACTACCCCTTCAGCTTCACCATGAAGCTGTCTCCACGCCAACGGATGAACCGTTGCGACGACGCGGAAACCTTCGAAGACATGCTGCTGTCTCACGGTGCCTTTTTGGCACGCCATGGCATTACCACGGACAAAACGGAAGCGCAGGATCCTGAAAATCTGCACTCAGTCATCGAGGATGATCTCGTGCAACAGGTCTCCCATAATCTCGATGCTGGCGTCATCGTGCGCACAGAAGGTGAGCAATTCCGCTATTCATGGAGAGGCTGCTTCTTCCTGTGGTGCCAGGTCGTGAAGGACATGCTCCGCGTGTAGCTAGCTGGCTCCAGGAGGGGGCCTCTGGTCCGGCAGGCACTCTGCCGGAATTTGGAAACAGATGCAAAAAGCAAGTA contains these protein-coding regions:
- a CDS encoding FAD-dependent oxidoreductase, yielding MSEFTSPLSSTENGRRTFLRSALTGAATLASSSWLGAVSAPVSEQPKAGVFPEPAQDLPLGEDVDVIVCGAGPAGIAAALAAARSGAKTRLIEIHGCLGGVWTAGLLTYIFDFNKPGLAKEIIRRLDERDARRSTLPDQFVYEPEEMKVLLEEMCVEAGVKIHLHTRLAAAYRDGRKLTTVITESKSGRQAWRAPVFIDATGDGDLGAMARCGWDIGQGGAECPCQPMTLNTLAVVKDAAALKNYISFYQVTPENRKGMWDWHHQATEGFKNEIIRAGFKPSYGMPTLFQVRDNLVMVMINHEYGIKAFDAPAITEATIRARAEVFKVVRGLRKLGGPWEGMQIVATPEQIGVRDGRRIHGRYTVNRDDLATGARHDDAVTRATFGVDIHAHDKEANDKKAIIHADFKFHPYDIPLRALIAKDVDGLLMAGRCISGDFTAHASYRVTGNSVAMGEAAGATAAVAARTRRPPHEVAWSEVRAVMEGLLKEV
- a CDS encoding BlaI/MecI/CopY family transcriptional regulator is translated as MKRKLHELSRRERQIMELILVKGSASAAEVEAGIPDAPSYSAIRALLRILEEKGHLKHREEGGRYVYEPVEAPQTASRSALQQVVKTFFGGSLADAVAAFVDDKDGSLSSNELKRLEDIIKKAGKPDAGPRAS
- a CDS encoding M56 family metallopeptidase, with product MNAITLLMIDLGLRSSAILIVVFALFAAFRRASAGTRSAAWRVGFLLLALLPLTYYFEPPWCLTVAEMAPPPSREQSIFNTPAELDAANNLYGGRSMMETLEESRPGVTWIVIWMAGAGVLLMRRFISGRQLRKLARQTTHLTPKSRQGRMCKHLATSLGISRRVRLRHGPTLAVPVTWGIRRPVIALPTSSSDWAEVRLEAALLHELGHIRNRDAFSRLLATVVQAFYWPNPLVWIAARAWRTAQEQACDDHVLLKGTPADTYAHQLVEAARTLAVARQRLGTALALARPSTLEQRITAILNPRVNHQPVSRSTWFKISTGGVLCLTLLTMVQIRGLAAPAEDFSKGNPTEIHDLAERTVLPELKLRMATLQEAVSAIRLKIVEASPEKRPLKITVTHLSERERQTRMSVDFIQIPLHEALNYITQLAGVKFSYVENEVLIEGTEPASD
- a CDS encoding phosphate ABC transporter substrate-binding protein codes for the protein MPPPSPSSPRTCFRPILALVLAGLAIQGHADPPPPALQGLWLMGQSLCEGSESLPLVTTTPSPWGNWMFQRGVRTWASGSWAARPEGRPAGDFVLVPLRASMNGGTGETIANGLADHLKATLPGAASQPGQDPHYLVAYAGQGGRGIEELSIADQSADPRTPQVKQHGGGYYATSLDDARRAVVQAKARGQDFAITALVWMQGEANGGPTGGVVPCRWEAELPAPKGQEWYRDRLVSYRKQWSDDLRAITGQAGEIPLFTYQTLGAAGHAQLMAADLEPHLYMVGPHYMVPSAINSRYANRHGDGIHLAADGERWYGEQIAKVVRRVLIEKEDWQPLRPKRAALEEGRTSVRVEFTVPRPPLVLDETCLPRQQSTAGKPGTFSSLAGFQLRNQSGAVIALEAAKLSSATQVRLKLAAPLPPGDQIKVSYGVPYFGAVGRITAVRLIPTVEGQPATTELVVAPEGSLISLRLAEGTCYIANQAPAAAATRAPIRDLREEDGKIVIRIENRELRNQVPFLEGQTLVAHRAFSYGNLRDSDPEKAVYAFGDRGYGTRAGQPYPLWNWCVLFNSFLVDELSP
- a CDS encoding L-lactate permease, which translates into the protein MPWLQNYDPFGNPSLSTLVAAIPVGVLLGLIASGKLRIHLAAVVALIVALIVAVAGFHMPLPAAAAAAGYGAAFGLLPVGWMILNLIFLYQMTVEKGWFDELRNLFTRIAPDPGIQLILVAFCFGAFFEGIAGFGAPVAVTSALLIQLGFRPLEACVLSLIANTAPVAFGSLGIPIITLNKVTGLGELTLSQMAGRQLPFFSAIIPAWIIAVHGGRPALRRAWPAALTAGVSFAFMQFIMSNYHGPMLVDIVSAIFAMGAMAVLLRFWQPAEAPTSAHVQSVADTGARLRKRAWMPWLILTGMVFVWSQPGIKDSLDAVFSRDLPVPGLHNEILRVPPVVPETPVAKPEAALFKLNALSTTGTAILLAALVSGLVMGFSPLRMLQIWLRTIIKIRLSLITIACMLALGFVTKYSGADATLGLALAKTGWLYPFFGTLLGWLGVALTGSDTASNVLFGSLQTITAQQVGVSPVLMASANSVGGVMGKMVDAQSIVVASTAAQVFGQEGAILRRVFWHSLVLASLVGVLVFLQAYVWPFTQMVVK
- a CDS encoding DUF1328 family protein, whose amino-acid sequence is MLSWTVTFLVVALIAAVLGFGGIAGAAAGVAKICFFIFLVFFLISLVTGRRTAP